DNA from Triplophysa rosa unplaced genomic scaffold, Trosa_1v2 scaffold716, whole genome shotgun sequence:
TCCAGTCGTTCCATCTTCGTGGTGAGATCCTTTTTCTTAAGCGCCAGCAAGTTCTGATACAGCTTGATCTGCTCCAGGAAGGACTTGGGTGTAGTGTAGTTATACCGCCTCTCATTGGCTAGGTAGTCCCTCGAGGTCTTGTTCACGCTTACATGCACATAGGCCATGAACTTACTCACTGAGTCCTTCACCTCTGGCTAGATGTGGGAATATTAACAATGCAGTTacgtttttttaatacattaaacATTACAATTGCAAGAAATGTTACATTACTGGGGCATCATTTTCCTATGAAATATTATGTGAAGACTTGACTGATGTCTTGAccaatttaattattttcctcACGACTTCAGGCGGCCCACACTTCCCAAAAAATTACAATCGGCATTGAACGGCATTTGCACCTAAATCCGTTAGAGTCAGTTTCATTCTGAGATCACGTTGAGATGGATTACTGCGGCAAGAGGCCGGTGCAGAAAATCACTTACCTCCTGGGACTTTTCAATTTGATCTCAGTGCTTTGGATTGAGGTAATCGTGATAAAAATCATGCAaagaaattttgtttcttgctAACCCAGGTCAAATGTTCTTTCGCCGCCCTGTTGATATGTGTTTAGGTGGGTGGCTCACCTGGATGTGCTCTACCTCCTGTAGGAACCTCAGACTGACCGACTCCAAGGCCTCCTGTGGCCACTCGTGGAACCAATTGATGGCAGTGCAGTTGACCACCGCTGGAAATTTTCGACTGCGTACTCTGAGCTTGCTGCCCACCGGTGAGAAACACAGGGCCACCTGCAGGAACAGAACCTTATGATAGTAAAATGCTCACCTAGATTTAAGGGAAACTTTTTATTGCAAGAACTGGAAACGCAATATTTGATGCTCGACCAAAAAGCATTTACAGAGAAATGTACAGAGCTTAATTGTTCTCGAAGGCTGTGGGCACTGTGCTGGTTCGTGAATCATTCTTGCTCACGCACTTTGAGTTGCCTACGAACGCGGTCGATGAAGAACTTCCAGCAGTTTTCCCTCGTGTCCGTGAGACCCAGGCCACGCACTTCATTTCTTAAAGAACCGATGATGTTCTCCACCTCGTCATCAGGAAAGAGATCAGGGATTTCACCTGTGACCAAGGCAAAAGAAAGATGAAGTCGAGGCGAGGTTGTTTAAACTCTGTTCTGACACTAAAGAAACTGAAGTGTTCAGTGTGCCATCGGTCTTAAAGCAGATTTGGAGCACCAGCATGATAAAGCGCTCTGAAAAATTGTCTTAAGGCAAAAAATGTGGGAATGGCCAATAAAGCTGAAACTATTAAATCTAATCTATGATATGTCATACAATATGTCAACAAACCGTATGTGCTTTGAAAtgtcttaaagggacggttcaccaaaaaatgaaaattctgtcatcatttactactATTGCAGTCAGTGGTGGccatgaactgtttggttacaagcattcttccaaatatatttctctgttttaattggaaaaaagaaatctatacagatttggcATACATTTGATATGCAGACAAGtggagggtgactaaatgaagacaaaattttcatttttttgtactgttcctttaaacgtGATATGTGGGAGCCATTAATTTGACCACACAGTCATTGGACAACACaacgcttaaagggatagttcacccaaaaatgaaattctgtcatcatctac
Protein-coding regions in this window:
- the LOC130551157 gene encoding dynein beta chain, ciliary-like; protein product: EIPDLFPDDEVENIIGSLRNEVRGLGLTDTRENCWKFFIDRVRRQLKVALCFSPVGSKLRVRSRKFPAVVNCTAINWFHEWPQEALESVSLRFLQEVEHIQPEVKDSVSKFMAYVHVSVNKTSRDYLANERRYNYTTPKSFLEQIKLYQNLLALKKKDLTTKMERLENGLEKLNSTTAQ